From Staphylococcus sp. M0911, a single genomic window includes:
- a CDS encoding MazG nucleotide pyrophosphohydrolase domain-containing protein: MTHTITIIGLGNYDIDDLPLGIYRFIQKQDKIYARTLEHPVIESLKDEIDFESFDDIYEANEQFDAVYDNIVEQLINKAQQSNIVYAVPGHPRVAETTTAKLMAYHAQNDDIEVKVLGGKSFIDDVFEAVAVEPNDGFTLLDGTALEESKLNVRTNTLITQVYSAMVAADIKLTLMERYPDDHMVKIVTGARSGDAQVTECPLFELDHFDTTFNNLTSVFVPKIVADESLYNDFNFAEQTIDLLVDDEKGCPWDKVQTHQTLKRYLLEETFELFEAIDNEDDWHMVEELGDILLQVLLHTSIGKKEGYFDIKEVVASLNAKMIRRHPHIFSDESAESIEDLKTIWSTAKSNEGKKPRVKFEKVFADHFMSLYDKTKNKDFDEVALKQFLEQGETHQ, translated from the coding sequence ATGACGCATACAATTACGATTATTGGTTTAGGAAACTATGATATCGATGATTTGCCTTTAGGTATATATCGATTTATTCAAAAGCAAGACAAAATATATGCACGAACGCTCGAGCACCCTGTCATTGAGTCACTTAAAGATGAAATTGATTTTGAGAGCTTTGATGATATATACGAAGCGAATGAGCAGTTTGATGCTGTTTACGATAACATTGTCGAACAGTTGATTAATAAAGCACAACAATCGAATATTGTATACGCTGTGCCAGGGCATCCTCGTGTCGCTGAAACGACCACTGCTAAGTTAATGGCGTATCATGCTCAGAATGATGATATAGAAGTGAAGGTATTAGGTGGGAAAAGTTTCATTGATGATGTATTCGAAGCGGTTGCAGTAGAACCTAACGATGGTTTCACATTACTAGATGGTACCGCGTTAGAAGAATCGAAACTAAATGTTCGCACTAATACGTTGATAACTCAAGTATATAGTGCAATGGTAGCAGCAGATATCAAGTTGACGTTAATGGAACGCTATCCCGATGATCATATGGTCAAAATTGTTACAGGTGCACGTAGTGGTGATGCACAAGTAACTGAATGTCCTTTATTCGAGTTAGATCATTTTGACACTACGTTCAACAATTTAACAAGTGTCTTTGTGCCTAAAATTGTAGCAGATGAATCACTATATAATGACTTTAACTTTGCTGAACAAACGATTGATTTACTTGTTGATGATGAAAAAGGTTGTCCTTGGGATAAAGTTCAAACACATCAAACATTAAAACGTTATCTGTTAGAAGAAACATTTGAACTGTTTGAGGCTATCGATAATGAAGACGATTGGCACATGGTGGAAGAATTAGGAGACATACTTTTACAGGTATTATTGCATACTAGTATCGGCAAAAAGGAAGGCTATTTTGATATAAAAGAAGTAGTCGCAAGTTTAAATGCTAAAATGATTCGTCGTCATCCACATATATTTAGTGATGAATCTGCAGAATCCATAGAGGATTTAAAAACAATTTGGTCAACTGCTAAATCTAATGAAGGTAAAAAACCTCGTGTGAAATTCGAGAAAGTATTTGCAGACCATTTCATGTCATTGTATGATAAAACAAAAAATAAAGATTTTGACGAAGTGGCTCTTAAACAATTTTTAGAGCAAGGAGAGACTCATCAATGA
- the mfd gene encoding transcription-repair coupling factor, with translation MRQVISNYVKEDKRFQELDQVFGQDNILVTGLSPSAKATIIAEKYLADQKQMLLVTNNLYQADKIEADILQYVSGEEIYKYPVQDIMTEEFSTQSPQLMSERVRTLTALAHGEKGLFIVPLNGLKKWLTPVEMWRNHQMTLNVGDDIDVDDFLNKLVNMGYRRESVVSHIGEFSLRGGIIDIYPLIGSPVRIELFDTEIDSIRDFDVETQRSNDNLESVDITTASDYIITDEVISHLQTQLKAAYEDTRPKIEKSVRNDLKETYESFKLFESTFFDHQLLRRLVAFMYDQPSTIIDYFANDVVIAVDEYNRIKETEETLTTEVDDFISNLIESGNGFIGQSFMQYDGFETLLDERPVAYFTLFTSSMPVELDHIIKFSCKPVQQFYGQYDIMRSEFQRFIHNDYAIVVLVETETKVERIQSMLNEMHIPVVTHIDQASTSGQAVVVEGSLSEGFELPYMQLVVITERELFKTKQKKQRKRTKTMSNAEKIKSYQDLNVGDYVVHVHHGVGRYLGVETLEVGEQHRDYIKLQYKGTDQLFVPVDQMDQVQKYVASEDKSPRLNKLGGTEWKKTKAKVQQSVEDIADELIDLYKQREMSVGYQFGPDTEEQSTFELDFPYELTPDQSKSIEEIKGDMERERPMDRLLCGDVGYGKTEVAVRAAFKAVMEGKQVAFLVPTTILAQQHYETLIERMQDFPVEIQLISRFRSTKEVKETKEGLKSGYVDIVVGTHKLLGKDIHYKDLGLLIVDEEQRFGVRHKERIKTLKNNVDVLTLTATPIPRTLHMSMLGVRDLSVIETPPENRFPVQTYVLEQNTNFIKEALERELSRDGQVFYLYNKVQSIYEKREQLQMLMPDANIAVAHGQMTERDLEETMLSFINHEYDILVTTTIIETGVDVPNANTLIIEEADRFGLSQLYQLRGRVGRSSRIGYAYFLHPANKVLNETAEERLQAIKEFTELGSGFKIAMRDLNIRGAGNLLGKQQHGFIDSVGFDLYSQMLEEAVNEKRGIKEETPDIPDVEVELNLDAYLPAEYIQNEQAKIEIYKKLRKVESEEQLMDIKDELIDRFNDYPTEVERLLDIVEIKTHALHAGITKIKDMGKQIQIFLSETSTADIDGEALFKNTQPLGRTMKVGVENGAMKVTLTKSKQWLDNLKFLVKCIEESMSIKDET, from the coding sequence CTAATAATCTGTATCAAGCTGATAAAATTGAAGCGGATATATTACAATATGTCAGCGGCGAAGAAATTTATAAATATCCAGTTCAAGATATTATGACCGAAGAATTTTCTACACAAAGCCCTCAACTTATGAGCGAGCGTGTTAGAACGCTAACTGCTCTTGCTCATGGAGAAAAAGGGTTATTTATTGTTCCATTAAATGGATTGAAAAAGTGGTTAACACCAGTAGAAATGTGGCGCAATCATCAAATGACATTGAATGTCGGTGATGATATTGATGTTGACGATTTTCTCAATAAATTAGTTAATATGGGATATCGTAGGGAAAGTGTTGTTTCTCACATTGGTGAATTCTCGCTTAGAGGCGGCATTATAGATATTTATCCCTTAATTGGATCTCCTGTTAGAATTGAATTATTTGATACAGAAATAGATTCAATTCGTGATTTCGATGTGGAAACACAACGTTCTAACGATAACTTAGAATCAGTAGATATTACTACAGCAAGTGACTATATTATAACTGATGAAGTGATTAGTCATTTACAAACACAATTAAAAGCCGCTTATGAAGATACAAGACCCAAAATTGAAAAATCTGTGAGAAATGACTTAAAAGAGACATATGAAAGTTTCAAACTTTTTGAATCTACGTTCTTTGATCATCAATTATTACGACGTTTGGTGGCATTTATGTATGATCAACCATCAACAATTATTGATTATTTTGCAAATGATGTTGTGATAGCTGTTGACGAATATAATCGTATTAAAGAAACAGAAGAAACGTTAACGACTGAAGTTGATGATTTTATTAGTAACTTGATTGAAAGTGGTAATGGGTTTATTGGTCAAAGTTTTATGCAATATGATGGCTTTGAAACTTTATTAGATGAACGACCGGTGGCTTATTTTACGCTATTCACTTCTTCTATGCCTGTGGAATTAGACCATATTATTAAATTCTCTTGTAAACCAGTACAACAGTTCTATGGTCAATATGACATCATGCGTTCTGAGTTCCAAAGATTTATCCATAATGACTATGCGATAGTAGTCTTAGTCGAAACAGAGACGAAGGTTGAGCGTATACAATCTATGCTTAATGAAATGCATATACCCGTTGTAACACATATTGATCAGGCTTCAACAAGTGGTCAAGCAGTTGTTGTCGAAGGTAGTCTGTCTGAAGGTTTTGAATTACCTTATATGCAATTAGTGGTTATAACAGAAAGAGAATTATTCAAGACCAAGCAGAAAAAGCAACGTAAACGTACTAAAACAATGTCGAATGCAGAAAAAATTAAGTCATACCAAGATTTAAATGTTGGAGACTATGTGGTTCATGTTCATCATGGTGTAGGACGATATCTAGGCGTAGAAACTTTAGAAGTTGGAGAACAACATAGAGACTATATTAAGTTACAGTACAAAGGTACAGACCAATTGTTCGTTCCAGTTGATCAAATGGATCAAGTTCAAAAATATGTGGCTTCCGAAGACAAATCGCCTCGTTTAAATAAACTAGGTGGCACTGAATGGAAAAAGACGAAAGCTAAAGTTCAACAAAGTGTTGAAGATATAGCAGATGAGTTAATCGATTTATATAAACAAAGAGAAATGTCAGTTGGTTATCAATTTGGTCCAGACACTGAAGAACAGTCTACGTTTGAATTGGATTTCCCATATGAGCTAACGCCAGACCAAAGTAAATCCATAGAAGAAATAAAAGGTGACATGGAACGCGAACGTCCAATGGATCGCTTGTTATGTGGGGATGTCGGTTATGGTAAGACTGAGGTTGCTGTTCGTGCCGCTTTCAAAGCTGTCATGGAAGGTAAACAGGTCGCGTTTCTTGTACCTACTACGATACTAGCTCAACAACATTACGAAACATTAATTGAACGTATGCAAGATTTTCCTGTTGAAATTCAATTGATTAGTAGATTCCGTTCAACTAAAGAAGTGAAAGAAACTAAAGAAGGACTTAAATCCGGTTATGTAGATATTGTTGTAGGAACACATAAGTTATTAGGCAAAGATATCCATTACAAAGATTTAGGTTTACTCATTGTCGATGAAGAACAACGTTTTGGTGTGCGTCATAAAGAAAGAATTAAGACGCTAAAAAATAATGTAGATGTGTTAACGTTAACAGCTACGCCAATACCAAGAACATTGCATATGAGTATGCTTGGTGTGCGTGATCTATCAGTTATCGAAACACCACCTGAAAATCGTTTCCCAGTGCAAACTTATGTTTTAGAGCAAAACACCAACTTTATAAAAGAAGCATTAGAACGTGAATTATCTCGAGATGGACAAGTCTTCTATTTATATAATAAAGTTCAATCCATCTATGAAAAGAGAGAGCAACTTCAAATGTTAATGCCAGATGCCAACATTGCAGTGGCACATGGGCAAATGACTGAACGAGATTTAGAAGAAACAATGCTCAGTTTCATTAATCATGAATACGACATCTTAGTTACTACAACAATTATTGAAACTGGTGTCGATGTACCAAATGCGAATACATTGATTATTGAAGAAGCGGATCGATTCGGTTTAAGTCAATTGTATCAACTACGTGGTCGCGTTGGTCGTTCAAGTAGAATAGGATATGCTTATTTCCTTCATCCTGCAAATAAGGTGTTAAACGAAACAGCTGAAGAAAGACTACAAGCCATTAAAGAATTTACCGAATTAGGTTCAGGATTTAAAATAGCTATGCGCGATTTGAATATTAGAGGTGCTGGTAATTTACTCGGGAAACAACAACATGGATTTATCGATTCGGTTGGTTTCGATTTATACTCTCAAATGCTTGAAGAAGCAGTTAATGAGAAACGTGGTATCAAAGAGGAAACACCAGATATACCGGACGTAGAGGTTGAACTGAATTTAGATGCTTATTTACCAGCGGAGTATATTCAAAATGAACAAGCTAAAATAGAAATTTATAAGAAATTACGTAAAGTAGAATCAGAAGAACAACTCATGGATATTAAAGATGAATTAATAGATCGATTTAATGATTATCCAACTGAAGTTGAACGTTTATTAGACATAGTAGAAATTAAAACCCATGCACTGCATGCAGGTATTACAAAAATTAAAGATATGGGTAAACAAATTCAAATCTTCTTATCTGAGACATCTACTGCTGATATTGATGGAGAGGCGTTATTTAAAAATACACAACCACTTGGAAGAACGATGAAAGTTGGCGTAGAGAATGGTGCAATGAAAGTGACGCTCACTAAATCTAAACAATGGCTAGACAACTTAAAATTCTTAGTGAAATGTATTGAAGAAAGTATGAGTATTAAAGATGAAACATAA
- a CDS encoding polysaccharide biosynthesis protein, whose translation MKHKSAFNGVVILTLALVIVKVLSAIYRVPYQNILGDEGLYAYQQVYPIVALGLILSMNAIPSAVTQNLGMDHRSEYYSKVLLIIQSVGLGICLIVFGCAGIISRLMGDGHLAPMIRMASFSFVFVGVLGVLRGYFQSRQDMNVPAISQVIEQLIRVGFIMVAIFLFLTQQWTIYQAGSLSIIASSIGFLGSTLYLVSKRPFKLKWNAKVAKIQWTQLLIAILIFALSQLIVILWQVADSFTVIRTLKMTGLPFESAIKQKGVYDRGASFIQMGLIVTTTFSFVLIPLLTEAIQNKQSIQMNRYANASLKITILISSAAGIGLINVLPLMNKVFFKTDSETVTLCVYMLTVIGVSLIMMDIALLQVLNQIKPIVIGFIVGLLSKAIFNIVFIYQLHILGASISTVLSLIIFASILHHAVLKSYHFNQMSKFIIKLVGGLFIMSVIVQLMMTILPSSGRLIGLISLLISAIVGVSVFMIYVGIFNVLSYRELKFLPLGDKLYHFKKGSRS comes from the coding sequence ATGAAACATAAATCAGCATTTAATGGTGTAGTGATATTAACGCTTGCGTTAGTCATCGTTAAAGTATTAAGTGCAATCTATAGAGTGCCTTATCAAAATATACTTGGAGATGAAGGTCTGTATGCGTATCAACAGGTTTATCCTATTGTAGCTTTAGGTTTGATTTTATCTATGAATGCTATTCCAAGTGCAGTGACGCAAAACTTAGGTATGGACCACCGTTCAGAATACTACTCTAAAGTGCTACTTATTATACAAAGTGTAGGCTTAGGCATATGTTTGATTGTATTTGGGTGTGCAGGCATTATTTCACGCTTAATGGGTGATGGACATTTAGCACCTATGATTAGAATGGCTAGCTTTAGTTTCGTATTTGTAGGTGTGTTAGGTGTATTAAGAGGATATTTTCAGTCCAGACAGGATATGAACGTACCAGCTATTTCCCAGGTTATAGAACAATTGATTCGAGTAGGATTTATTATGGTGGCTATTTTCCTATTTTTGACACAACAATGGACTATATATCAAGCTGGCTCATTATCAATCATTGCTTCTTCAATCGGCTTTTTAGGCTCAACGCTATATTTGGTATCTAAACGTCCGTTTAAATTAAAATGGAATGCTAAAGTAGCAAAAATTCAATGGACCCAGTTACTGATTGCTATTCTTATTTTTGCTTTAAGTCAGTTGATTGTTATTTTGTGGCAAGTCGCAGATAGTTTTACTGTCATCCGTACTTTGAAAATGACAGGACTACCTTTTGAATCGGCTATCAAACAAAAAGGTGTATATGATAGAGGGGCTTCCTTTATTCAAATGGGATTAATTGTAACAACAACGTTTAGTTTTGTCTTAATTCCTTTATTAACCGAAGCTATTCAAAATAAGCAATCGATTCAAATGAATAGATATGCTAACGCTTCATTAAAAATAACTATATTGATTAGTTCAGCCGCAGGTATAGGTTTGATAAATGTCTTACCTCTTATGAATAAAGTGTTTTTCAAGACTGATAGTGAGACAGTAACGTTATGCGTTTATATGTTAACGGTTATTGGTGTATCATTGATTATGATGGATATTGCATTATTGCAAGTACTCAATCAAATTAAACCGATAGTGATTGGTTTTATAGTTGGTTTATTATCTAAGGCAATATTCAACATAGTTTTCATTTATCAACTTCACATTTTAGGCGCTAGTATAAGTACAGTATTATCGTTAATTATCTTTGCGAGTATACTTCACCATGCCGTCTTGAAATCTTATCATTTTAATCAAATGAGTAAATTTATTATAAAATTAGTGGGCGGGTTGTTTATAATGTCAGTTATTGTTCAACTGATGATGACTATCTTACCGTCTAGTGGACGTTTAATTGGATTAATTTCTTTATTAATTAGTGCCATAGTTGGTGTAAGTGTATTTATGATATACGTCGGTATTTTTAATGTCCTAAGTTATAGGGAATTGAAATTTTTACCTTTAGGAGACAAGTTATATCACTTTAAGAAAGGAAGTCGTTCATGA